One window of the Meriones unguiculatus strain TT.TT164.6M chromosome 13 unlocalized genomic scaffold, Bangor_MerUng_6.1 Chr13_unordered_Scaffold_28, whole genome shotgun sequence genome contains the following:
- the LOC132650677 gene encoding vomeronasal type-2 receptor 116-like, producing QSVCSQSCGPGFLKVPQEERPICCFSCVFCPEQHISNQTDQQVCIPCSSQEYPNPERNYCLHKRLTFLSFEDPLGMALACTALCFSVSTTAILGIFLKHRESPIVKANNRTLSYILLISILRCFLCSFFFIGHPNTTSCILQQITFALVFTLAISTVLAKTITVILAFRVMKPGRTMRRFFVSGVYNAVIPICVLIQLILCGVWLGTSPPYIDTDAHSENAQVIILCNKGSVTVFYCVLAYLGSLALGSFTVAFLVRNLPDTFNEAKFLTFSMLVFCSVWVTFIPVYQSTKGKAMVAVEVFSILASSAGLLGCIFFPKCYIILLRPDMNS from the exons caatctgtatgttcacagagctgtggtccaggattcttgaaagttccacaagaagagagacctatctgctgtttttcttgtgtattttgtccagagcagcacatttccaaccagacag atcagcaggtgtgtatcccttgctcaagtcaagagtacccaaaccctgagagaaactattgcctgcacaagagattgaccttcttgtcctttgaagatcctctgggcatggctctagcctgcacagctctatgcttctctgtcagcacaactgcaattttggggatctttcttaaacaccgagaatcacccattgttaaggccaataaccggactctcagctacatcctgctcatctccatcctccgctgtttcctctgctcttttttcttcattggccatccaaacacaacctcctgcatactgcaacaaataacatttgcacttgtgtttaccttggctatttccaccgttttggcaaaaactataactgtaattctggcctttagagtcatgaaaccagggagaacaatgagaagattctttgtctcaggtgtctataatgctgtcattcccatctgtgtcctgatccaacttattctctgtggagtctggctgggaacctcacctccctatattgacacagatgcacactctgaaaatgctcaagtcatcattttatgcaacaagggctcagtaactgttttctactgtgtgctggcctacttagggtccctggccctaggcagtttcactgtggcttttctggtgaggaacctgcctgacacattcaatgaggccaagttcctgacattcagcatgctggtgttctgcagtgtctgggtcaccttcatccctgtctaccagagcaccaagggcaaagccatggtggctgtggaagtcttctccatcttggcctccagtgcaggacttctgggatgcatctttttccctaagtgctacattattctcttaagacctgatatgaactct